GCTTATGAGCCAGTAGAAATGGTAAGAAGGAATAGCTCCTGATTCTTCCACAACTCCATGAAAACAGGTGCTGCCAATGAGCTTCTCAGGTAAATTTTCATCCAATTAAGATGCCCTCAGATCACTTTCCATTACTATGACCACTTTCTTACCTTATCCTGTGTATCAATTTGGGCTCCACAAGCAATAAGATGTTCAAGGCAGTCACAGTGTCCTGTTCGCACAGCCACATGCAAGGGTGTACTCCAAATCTAGACAGATGCAAGAAGTCCCAGATTAGGAATTTGTTAATTCCAAACAATTTACTTCACCCAAACTACCCAAACACATACTCAACCAAATGAGAGAAATTTCTTCCCACACACAATGAAACCACCTCATTGAAGGACTTGCACCATTAGCTCTCCAGCACTGATGATATGCCTGAGTAATCCATACTCCCTGCCAGAACCTTTACCTTGTCCCGGGCATTGACATTAGCTCCTTGGTTGAGCAGCTGTTTAAGGATGTCTAAACGCCCTCCACGGCAGGCCCAGAACAAAGGTGTCCGATCCAACTGTAAAAGAGAGTCCTGGGTTTGGAGAAGGGCTTCAGAAGGTACATCTTTAGGATAAGTTTCCCAattcagggggggggggggatcccAATCTTCCAGCcctgtctcttcttcctcccaaCTTACCATGTCTCGAGCATCAACTGTGGCACCTGCCTCCAACAGCTTGTCTACAATCTGGCTATGACCCTTCAGACTAGCCCAGTGTAAGGCTGTTCGATGGAACTgagtatagagaaaagaaagagatgcgGTAGTGGATGGCTACCCTTCCAAGAGGATGAGAATAAAGGAATTATTCCTTTAACTAGGTTTGAAATGTCAAAAACTCTTCTCAATTTCTCTCTGTCCTACCATGTCATGGGCGTCTGGGTCACCACCATCTGCTAGGTACTTATCAATCAAGAGCTCTTGGTTTTCAACAGCTGCCTTCAGAAATGTCTCCAGATCCACAGGCTGCAGCTGGGATGAGGGCTGCAGCTGGGGTAGAAGGAGGATAAAATCATGGATCATTCCAAACAGGCTAACACCTTTTAGTATTGTAGCCCAGGCTGAAATGCTCTTGGGCCTCCATTAGGTGTTTTCACCACCATTGGTCTCCACTCACCTGAAGTGGGGGATCAGGTGCCCTGGGGGGGACCTTCCGTTTCAGGCGTTTTTCTTTCCTCTGCCGCACCAAGTTCTCCAAGTCTGCTAGGCTCTCAAGCCTGAGCCTGGAATTGTTAAAAGTCTGGAGCTGAAATAGAAGAAACAGGTCACACATATAGAATGAGGATGGTAGAAACTACTTAGCAATGGAATATTGACAGCTATCAAAACTAATCCAGATCATCTGGCATAACTTTTTCATTATCCTTTCACCTGGAAAGCTCAAGGTTACAGGTATGGATTTCCTGAAGTtccatgatacacacacacacacacacacacacacacatatatatatatatatattttttttttccccaacattaCCTTAGCAGCTCTCCAGACATctctccctcacacacacacaatatactcactttcttccttttttcttcagctAACTTTTGCTTCTCCAGGGCCACAGTCTCTTGCGGACCCAGTCCAGGGTCACCTCTCCAGCTTCCAGATTCAAGGATTCCATGTCCAATTCCCAGAATTTTGCCCTCAGTTCTCTCATCACTTATCTGTGAAGAAGAGGTTGTTGGGAAATGTCTAAAAGCCCTCTGAAAACAATTGCTCAGTAACTGCTTGAACCTGGTGGACAAGGGAGCCCTTGGATTTGTAGCTAAGCTCAGCTGAGGGACAAGTTCTTACCAATTGCAGTGCTTCCTAAGGATTTGGGGAGTGGCTAACTGCCATATGCACTTGCACCTGTCCTTGCAGGGGGTCATAATCCTAGCTATTTATACCACATTTGTCCCTGCAGTTGGGTAGGGTCacataagggaaggaaaaaacttCTAATATGCTGAACAGATGACAGCCCATCACCAACCAATCTCCTGTTGCTATCAGGGCCAGACTGACCCAGAGGCAGAAGTCCAGATTCCTAGACTATTCCAGGAGACAAAAGTCATTCCTGTTTACTCCTTGCTGAGGGGCTGGAAATGGTGAGAAAGAAGGGATATGAAGATGAGACTCAGAGAAAGGGCAAAATAGAGCACTTTTAGACCAAGGGTTTTTAACCTTGCTCTAGCAGTCTGATAAAACTTACAATAAAaccagaatgttttaaaaaacacttaAGGTAAAATGCagagaattgcaaaggaaactgCAAAACATGTTCATAAACTTCAAATTAAGTAGCCCTGCTTCATAAATATACAGATCTAATTTCTGTAGAAATTACATTGACCTTCCAGTCACATTTGCTATACACCATCTCATTTGTCTCAGCCAAGGAGTAACTATCCAggctcacttcactctgctccCAGGAAAGTCCACTGTGGCCCAGAAGTGAGGACAGGATCTTTGCCTTGTTCTCAGTGCACAATAGGCTTAAGAGCAGGATGGGCATTGGATGGAAAGCAGACTCGTAACTACAATTATACATATAGTAGTGGATAACTCATTTCATTTCCCAGGAGCTTGATTTGTTCATCTACAAAATTATGTCAATTAGATGACCCACTAAGGTCCCTTCCTATTCCAGAACACCTTTTCCTGCAATATAGAGTAGAGCAATTTACCATTCCTACCGCAATAATCAGGAATCTAGCTCTACACAAGACATCACTTTGGTTTACCACATGTTTGTCAGAAGACCCAAGTCATCCACAGTTCTCCCAATCCTAATGGTCCAAGGCAAAACTCCCCAAAATTTCCAAAGGATCTGTCCATGATACTCAGCAACTTTATCCCCACAAATGCCACATTCTATTTTCCAGACACTAGTTTGGGACCTAGTTTGGGAAAGGGAACAGACAATTTATGGTTCCTAAAGTCCTCATTCCCCTAACCAACAACTAGGCTTCTCTGGAATTAAATACAGCTACTTTCAGGCTGTCAAGAGGGCTAACTGTAGGGTAATACACAGGGACATCTCCGAGGGCTTTGGAATATAAGATCAGGACAAATGAGAAAGTACAAAGTAAGTACCAGCTTACTTGGCTTTAGTATCTTGAAATACTTAATCTACTTACCGGCCTCATTCAATTGTTATGTAAACTAGTTCAAAAAACTATTCTGAGACAAAAGTACTAACAGTAAATTCTGTGATTCCCTACCTGAAACTATCACTAAGATGTAAAAAAACCAGCTTCCCATTTATCCACAGCCCCCAGCTTACCAATTGCTGAATGCTGATGAAATCCATGGTCCCCCCCTGCTCTTGATTCCCTCATTATGGCTAGCTGACTAGCACTTTGCTTTTTATATCAGTACTGCTGCCACAAAGATAGAGGGCACAGGAAGGACCCAGGGATGAAGCCAAGGCCTACAGGGTCAGATAGTTCAGAGCTTCTGCAACTAACCAAAATACCAGCCTTGAAACTGGACCCAGCTGAGGGCAAAATACAGTGGTGTTATCAGCTGAGTCAGTCATATCTCCAtctacccccccccccttctATTTGACCTCTTTATATACTGGCACAGCAATAGTAACAGAGATGACCCAGGGGAATCTAGCCCAAGTGTATGACTAAGTATAATTACCCAGCAAGCCTAAAGTTAAACAGGTCAGGAGGTCTAAGCTAATGGTTCCAATGTTACTCTGTAGTAGCATAAATACCTAGATAGGGTATTGTATTTGTCAAGAAAAGGGCaggcttctaaagatataaaagggTGTTTAGCAAAGGTAAACCGGGAAGTGTCATCTTAAGAGGAAAGGCTAATTTCAACTGATGATTGACCAAGCTTCTCTATTCCCCACTGCCTGATACCTTCCCACATTTTTTCTCCCATAGTTTTTAATTTCTAAGCTAAGTGCATACAAACCAAGCTTAACCTGTCACCAACAGTAATCACTCTAAAAAAGGTAATTCCACACATGAACTCTAGACACAGTACCTTGTCAATCTCTAAATCAGTAGGTTGTgagcacttttttttctttattaaaaatgttaaagccTATATTCTTAGGAATAGGTAACAAGAATCAGAGCTCCACAACCAATGCAAAGTAAGTCTTTATATTGCCTCTGTTTAAAACCAGGAAACTTCTCCTAATTGAAGTGAAGCTGTAGCTTGTAGAGTCCTTTTCCAAGTCGAGCAAAGCCAAGTAAACCCAGTCCTGTTTCCTCTTCCCAAACATAAAATCCAATTCCATGCTTTTCTTCCCTGATCCCCTGACAGGCTGTGCCTATTTCCCATAAGGGTAGTCTGATTCTTTATCTAGCTGGTTAAAATCTTGACCttgaatagaaaaatagatgCTAATGAAAGATGATTCCGTAATCAGATCAAGAGAACTGCAAAGCAGCAGGGAAAAGAACCAGAGTTTCTAAAGATTCAGTAGTGGCACAAATTATTCTCCTGGCCTTGGATCAAGTTTGAAAGGGCTACATTCACTGAATAAGGATTTAAAAGCtgcatttagagctggaagagatttttgACATTATGTTGtctagctcatttacagatgacaaaagtAGTAAGTAATGGGactgggatttaaatccagattctaagtccaaatccagcactctactACACCAACCTACTTCTTGAATTCTCAACTGAGGTAGTCCAAAATGAGTGACACTATCAGAGCTATTTTCCTTGTAAGTGCTTTAATGCTTTATGGGAACGTCCAAGCAGCCCATGTCTTGGGATTTTCTTTAATCTAGAGAACATTTTCCTTTCTGATATAGTTTTGACAGATTCTAGATGATTTCTTGCCTCCAAGTTTTAAGGTCACTGAAGAGTTGTTTATGACTGTCAgcaaaatactaaaagaaaaataagtctgACTCTACTTGCACCATAACAATGAGATTAACTCAATGGGATATCTGGGTATTGAATATTTTACTCCAAGAAAAAGGATTGTTCTGGGGTTTGGGAAAAACTGTTTCCCCTTAAGAATTATCTGGTCATTGGTACTGACTGAACTAGGGAAATAATATATAGATAGGCATCTCCACTAAGTTAGAATATACTAATGTGCTAATTTAGAATATGATCACCTTGTCAGGCTGGATCGCCTGCACCAAGTTCCCTTCCTGGCCTGGGCAGTGACCTCCCTCAAGACGGTCCTATCTCTTTTGCTCAGTCTCACAAGccctgagtttcagtttcccATTCTGTAGAATGCAGGAATAGAAGAAGATGCTTGGGGATCCAGATTTCAGAATCCTTGCCGAGACAGAAATCTGGTTATTCAGCTAGCAAGCAAGTCTCGAAGATCACTGTTGCAGGGCAGTAAATCACAGGCTAGCCGAGCCTTTCGGTCCCGAACAGCTTTCAAAGCTGGGCTATGCTGCAGCAGAAGGCAACACAGATCCAAGTGACCTCTCTCAGCAGCCTAGGAAGGAAAACAACAatcaaggaggggaaaagttctCCTAAGACATACTATGTCAACTCTGACATTTCTTCTCTGAGGTTTCTTCATTATGCCCTGAAACCCCAATAGAACCACCTTCTCTCCTAAAAAAAGAGTCACTATTCTAATGTCCTGGAAATAAAGGGACTTCCAGTTTGATTCTCATTCTGGTTTAATTCTCCCATCAAAGAACCAGGGATAAAAGGCAAATtctaataatagatttttatttatcttggatTCTAAAGCCATTTTCCCCCATTACCTTGTCATTACcccaaaaagaaaactattaaaaaaaaaaatagacaattcCTACTTACTGATTATCATTTCTACCTGATTTAACTAAGTCAGATCCTTCCTTCTCACTTCTAATTAGCAAGGACGTTTGAAAATTGATATATACCTTGTGTAGGCTGGTCATTCCATCATCATCTGCCACACCTGGATTAGCTCCATGGGATAATAGTAGTCGAACCACTTCAGTATGACCACAATAGCTGGCTCGGTGCAACGCTGTTGCACCCCCATGTGTTTGAGCATCACACTTGGCTCCACTCTCTAGGAGAAACTGGCACACAGCATAGTGCCCATTTCGACTGGCATAGTGCTGTAAAGAATCAAGTAAATAGAAATCAGAACTGGGAATTACCCCTATACCTAAGAGTCAGctctgaaagaagagaagaaagatagaAACAAGTAAAATGccaaatatttgaattttctttttattctcccctccccccaccaaatgaaaacaaaaacaaaattcattacaaatgtgtataattatgcaaaacaaattcttgaaTTACGCATGTccagaaatgaaataagaaatgaaagaaaaaatatccttCATCACAAATTCTCTGGAACTACAATAGgtgatcattgtgttgatcagttaCAAAGTCTTTCAGAGATGACCATCTTTATGATGTTGTAATTGCATTATGTTTccctgattttgctcacttttcTTTGCATCAGGTCACacaagtctttccagctttttctgaaattatgCCCACCATTATTTCCTACAGCAcgagtattccatcacattttcatatttgcttGGCATTCTTCAACTGACGGTTATCAATTAACGATTCTTTACTATCAAAAACAGGGCTGCTATAATATTTCTGTACATGaatccttttcctcctctgatctTTTTGGGgtatgcttctcttgattcctaTATTTGTAAGTTAGATTTTTTACTCAgcactaatttttttcctcaaaaaatgcCTTAAAGTCCTCTATATTGTTAAAGGTTTAATTCCCCTCTCCTCCCATAAGATAACCAGTTTTGCtaagtaagttattcttggttgtaagacTAGATCCTTAACCTTCTAGAATTTCAAATTCCAAGCtctctgttcctttaatgtgTTGGCTGCTATATTTTGTGTGATCCTAACTGGCTTCTTAGtatttgccttctttctttctgactacttgcaatattttcttaaCTTAGGAGCTATGGATttttactataatttttatttgggAGTTTCTTTCAGGTGATCAATGggttcttttcaatttctattttgccctctggttctaagatatttgaatattttgattTCATGATTTCTTAAAGTATGAagtttagattctttttttttttattcctggcTTTCAAGGAGTCTAAtgatttctcctcttcctcctccctaccACCCCCCCAcaacttaataattatttttcctaattagatgtaaatacagttttcaacatttcaagattttgatttccactgtttcttcctccctctctccaagatgaaaagcaaaaagcaatttgatatagattaaatacattatacattataatCATATTAAGTATCTTTCCACATtatgtcatgttgtgaaagaagactcaagaacaaaagggaaaagcacaaagaagaaaaaacagaaaagcaaaaataacatgcttccatctgtatccagactccatagttctttccctggatttaaatagcattttttatcatgagtcttttggaattgtttagatcattgtgttactgagaagtgcaaagtctatcaaaattgaacatcacacaatgttgctattactgtgtacaatgttctcttcactctgctcatttcattcaggatcaattcatgtaaattttttcaggtttttcagaaatctttctgctcatttcttgtaaacacattttcttctaattttttagactttttatatcttttagacTGTTTTATATCTTAATATtgcatggagtcattagcttccaatttgccaattttaatttttaaggagttaattTCTAGTTAATTTATTtggtaaggtttttttttgttttgttttttaacttttttccccaaGCTTTTGTGTCTCTTTTGATATCTTTCTTCCATAGTTctcatttagcttttaaaaatcatttttagatctttaattaaaaaaaaaaaaaaaaactttaattctaggaattcttgttagACTTGTGTTCAAGAAGcacttttctttgaagttttgctGAAAGTTTTCAAGTGATTCTCTTGTGTGTTTGTATCTTGAAATTCCTGTTACAACTGCCATTCTTTATGATagggagttctttttttatttattcatttttccaatctaCTTTTTGATTTCAGGTTTTATTTTAGTGCTAGGCACCACACTACTGGCGATGTCTGGCTTATATTTCTATCCTTTTAAATGCTTTTGTTGCTTTCACAGCTCTGTCTGGGGACCTACAAGTTTTCAGTGCTCTCAAAGTAATATAATTTGGGGAGAGATTTGTTCACTGGTCTGAACTCTTCAATTTCCTGATCCACATTTAAGTCTGTTGACTTGTGTATGGTTAAGAGTTTCAGCATACTATCAGACTCAGTCAATATTAGCCCACTGGGACATTCTGCAGATATGGAGCAACTAactttccagttccttttacTTCTGGGAGTCCTGAACTAGTTATTCTAGGACAGGCTTAGATGTTGGACTAGAGGCTAAATTGAGTTTCTTCTATGTTCTTGGGATCAGAGCTATGTACTATGGAACAAATTCCATGCTCTTGATAGATCTCCCCTATCCTGaatttgaaattcagaaaatGGTGACACGGCTGCCAAATGATACCCATTTCTGCATCTAGTAATAGTTCTGAGATCTCCTAGGATCTTTTTTTGTCCTGTTACTATGTCTTACTCCACTGTGTTCTGCAGACCAGAATGCACTCTGCGCCACCAAGCTTGTGGCCAGCTGCCAACTCCAGCGTATGAAGACTTCTCCAAAACTGTcctgatggggcagctaggtggcgcagtggatagagcaccagccttgaattcagaaggacccaagttcaaatctggtctcagacacttaacacttcctagctgtgtgaccctgggcaagtcacttaaccccagcctcaaaaaaaaaaaaaaaaaaaaactgtcctgagatggaaaaaataattgaccataacattttcttggttttcttaatCAGAACATGAATTGATGTTTTATAGAGGAGGTTATTGCTTCCTCTTACTCTACTATTTTGACTCTGCCTCCTTGAattacttttgtctttttgtttttatcataactttttactgatagaacatatgcctgagtaattttttacattatcccttacactcatttctgttccgactttttccttccctccctccatctcctcccctagatggcaaacagtcTTGTACATGCTAATtatgtcatagtatatcctagatacaatatatgtgtgctgaactgaacagttctcttattgcatagagaattagatttagaaggtaaaaataatctgggaagaaaaacaaaagtgcaaagtttacactcatttcccagtgttccttttctgggtgtggctgattctgtccatcattgatcaattggaactgaattagatcttctctatgtcaaagatatccacttccatcagaatacatcctcatacagtattgttgttgatatttctttgggatataagcccagtagtagcactgctggatcaaagggtatgcacaatttgataactttttgggcataattccagattgcactccagaatggttggattctttcacaactccaccaataatgcatcagtgtcccagtttttctacatcccctccaacattcatcattatttgttcctgtcattttagccaatctgacaggtgtgtagtggtatctcagagttgtcttaatttgcatttctctgatcaatagtgatttggaacactttcatatgagtggaaatagtttcagtttcatcatctgaaaattgttcatattctttgatcatttatcaactggagaatggtttgatttcttataaattaaagtcaattctctgtatattttggaaatgagacctttatcagaacctttaactgtaaaaatgttttcccagtttgttgcttcctttctaatcttgtttgtattagttttgtttgtgcaaaggttttttaatttgatgtaatcaaaattttctattttgtgatcaataatgatctcaagttcttctttggtcacaaattccttcctcctccacaagtctgggaggtaaactattttctgttcctctaatttatttatgatctcattctttatgcctaaatcatggacccattttgatcttatcttagtatatggtgttaagtgtgggtccatatctaatttctgccatactaatttctagttttcccagcagtttttgtcaaatagtgaattcttatcttatCTACACCCAAGTTAGGGTGTCTAGGCCTCGAATTACTTTTTAACAATTCTCTTCTATCCAGTAaatccttttattctgatttaaaGTCCCTTTTCTAGGTTTGCTTTTCTTCCCTCAATTCAAGCCTTTTCTCTGGCTTTATCCAGATCAAAGATCTAGAATCCAAAAGGATTATTTCTTCTCAAACTCTTAAGATCTCAAACTTACCAGGGCAGTATATCCAGAAGGATCAGGTTGACTAGGGTCTGTTTCCTTCTGAATAAAATGTTTCACCCGTCCTAGGTCTCCATCCAGTGCTGCTGACCAGATCCCTGTGAAGAGTTTCAGAGCATGAGGCAAATGGATTTTATTCTTGCTATTCTGCAAAGCCAGTTACCTCTCAACTTTCAAGTTTCAGattaaaattataagtataaaaaCTCGATTTTGTTTATTATATCTTGGAGTGGGGAGGAGGCTGGAAGTAAGGAGGCAAGACCTGAGAGAAGTAGCTCCAATATTTTGCTTCATGATTTAATTACACTCTTTAATATCTAGATAATCAAATTTCATACAAATCAATGAAACATAAGTTTTATTAGGTTTAGATATTAGAGTTTAGATATGACAAGGCCCTTTTGAAATTTATAGTTTAGTATGGGAAAAAATCCAGGTATACTTCTACCACCGAGCCTGCATAGCTCAATGAAACTGGGCTACATAGTGCAGTTATCCAAACAAAAGGTCATAGTGGAGAGTTCTGACAAAAGGTGGcctactgaaaaagaaaatggcaaactacttcagtgtctttgcgGAGAATACCCCATGGGCAGTCTACAGTCCAAGGGATCTAGAAGAGTCAACCAGAACTGAATGACAATACTTTTACCATCCCTTCAGATGAGACTGAAGGCAAGTTCAGGGCATGGTTACACAGCATGCAGAGGTATCATGGCAAGTTAAAACTAGAAATGACTGAAACTTGTAGTGCCTTTCCCCTGCTACCCCCAGCtagccatctcattttacaaaggagaaaactgaagtccgGAAAATGACTTGAATCTCCTTGGCTGTCAGGTCAGCCTTCTCTCCGCCACACGAGGCTCTCTTTCCCTCAGGGCCCACGTAGGGAGTTAGTAAAGAGACTGCATAAACACATGTACATACGCACATACACGTATGTATAGacaaacatgtatatgtgtgtgcatgtgtatctaAGCCTTTCTACGCccacagagagacttggagaacCTATGTCTACA
The DNA window shown above is from Sminthopsis crassicaudata isolate SCR6 chromosome 2, ASM4859323v1, whole genome shotgun sequence and carries:
- the ANKRD23 gene encoding ankyrin repeat domain-containing protein 23 produces the protein MDFISIQQLISDERTEGKILGIGHGILESGSWRGDPGLGPQETVALEKQKLAEEKRKKLQTFNNSRLRLESLADLENLVRQRKEKRLKRKVPPRAPDPPLQLQPSSQLQPVDLETFLKAAVENQELLIDKYLADGGDPDAHDMFHRTALHWASLKGHSQIVDKLLEAGATVDARDMLDRTPLFWACRGGRLDILKQLLNQGANVNARDKIWSTPLHVAVRTGHCDCLEHLIACGAQIDTQDKEGDTALHEAVRHGRYKAMKMLLLYGAKLGVRNAEAMTPVQLARDWQRSIQETLRAYVGHPRTRC
- the ANKRD39 gene encoding ankyrin repeat domain-containing protein 39, encoding MAAPRTCGDAACCSHQSAVPSVQQTLEEMDFERGIWSAALDGDLGRVKHFIQKETDPSQPDPSGYTALHYASRNGHYAVCQFLLESGAKCDAQTHGGATALHRASYCGHTEVVRLLLSHGANPGVADDDGMTSLHKAAERGHLDLCCLLLQHSPALKAVRDRKARLACDLLPCNSDLRDLLAS